Proteins encoded by one window of Puntigrus tetrazona isolate hp1 chromosome 25, ASM1883169v1, whole genome shotgun sequence:
- the c25h11orf96 gene encoding uncharacterized protein C11orf96 homolog codes for MAARPMETVGFAVLPAHILASAMEEFPQQLPVPKCLARGRNRPRRPRDARFKTQPVTFAEIAEVEEEGASPLEEERARRSFLQSLESLRRSTQTLQHAGSSQSCRTASAQASLDSSDSDSAQ; via the coding sequence ATGGCCGCACGCCCCATGGAGACGGTGGGTTTCGCCGTTCTTCCCGCGCACATCCTGGCGTCCGCCATGGAGGAGTTTCCCCAGCAGCTCCCCGTCCCCAAGTGTCTGGCTCGGGGCCGAAACCGACCCCGGCGGCCCCGAGACGCCCGCTTCAAGACCCAGCCGGTGACTTTCGCAGAGATCGCCGAAGTGGAGGAGGAAGGGGCTTCGCCTCTGGAGGAGGAAAGAGCGAGACGGTCCTTCCTTCAGTCGCTGGAGAGCCTCAGGAGAAGCACACAGACTCTGCAGCACGCGGGATCCTCTCAGAGCTGCCGCACCGCCTCTGCACAGGCTAGTCTGGACTCCAGTGACTCAGACTCGGCACAGTGA
- the alkbh3 gene encoding alpha-ketoglutarate-dependent dioxygenase alkB homolog 3: MSDKRQRARVQGSWAKPLPKPQQPTAQDVQSVSSSWKYGPPSFEFHQPTDPIREIPAEKVIENAGDYEISQGPTGVSRLRLIPGFLQQEEADWMFSKLFAELPWSQKTNYRMMGDAYEEPRLTCWYGELPYTYSRSTMQANARWHPVLSTLRLAVEEKSGHTFNSLLCNLYRDGKDSIGWHSDNEPSLGPQPVIASLSLGDTRVFSLRKQPRPEDQGDYTYVECIRIPLTHGTLLLMEGCTQTDWQHQVAKEYHDRGPRINLTFRTIHPEPERPSGRFVR, translated from the exons ATGAGTGATAAAAGACAGCGAGCGAGAGTCCAGGGCTCCTGGGCCAAACCTCTTCCCAAACCACAACAGCCAACCG CTCAGGATGTCCAGTCAGTGTCAAGTTCATGGAAATATGGACCACCATCATTTGAGTTCCATCAGCCAACTGAT ccCATCAGAGAGATTCCCGCGGAGAAAGTGATCGA AAATGCCGGAGACTATGAGATTAGTCAAGGGCCTACTGGAGTGTCCAG ACTGAGACTCATACCAGGGTTTCTACAGCAGGAGGAGGCTGACTGGATGTTTAGCAAGCTGTTCGCCGAACTGCCATGGTCACAAAAGACCAATTATAGGATGATGG GTGATGCATATGAGGAACCCAGACTCACTTGTTGGTATGGAGAGCTGCCATATACATATTCACGCTCCACTATGCAGGCCAACGCTCGG TGGCATCCGGTTCTCAGCACTTTACGTCTGGCCGTCGAGGAGAAGAGCGGCCACACGTTTAACTCGCTGCTGTGTAACCTGTACCGGGATGGTAAAGACAGCATTGGCTGGCACAGCGACAACGAGCCGTCATTAGGACCCCAGCCCGTCATCGCCTCTCTGAGTCTGGGCGATACTAGAGTGTTCAGTCTCCGAAAGCAGCCACGTCCT GAAGATCAAGGAGACTACACCTATGTGGAGTGCATACGCATCCCTCTGACCCACGGGACCCTCCTGCTCATGGAGGGCTGTACACAGACCGACTGGCAG CATCAGGTGGCAAAGGAGTACCATGACCGCGGGCCTCGGATAAACCTCACTTTCCGCACCATACACCCAGAGCCTGAGCGTCCCAGCGGGAGATTTGTGAGGTGA